AACGTCGTGCAAATGATCGTCGAGCAAGCGGCGCTCATGAGTCGATTTTGCCGTGATCCAGCGGCCACCGGCGAGATGAATGGCGTGAATGCGTTCTTGGGGTAAACGGTCTATGTAGTCGTAGGCATCGAAACCGAAATTAGCCGAGTTGGCATAAAGGTTGTGCAGGTCGAGAAGCATAGGACAGTTCGCAGCCGCGAGAACCTCAACTGTCCAATCTACTTCGCTCAGGGCGCTGCCTGGCGGATCTATCAAAGTCGCGATGTTTTCGACCATCGGTGCCGCGCCGGTAATCGATTTCGCCATTGCTAGATTGCCCGCGGCGCCAGCGATGGTCGCCGCGGTTCGAGGCGGCGCGGCGAGATGGCCGATCTCTATGCTGCCGCCGCGCACGAAGGCCAGATGTTCGGACCAGAATTCCGGCTGCACTTCATCGATGAGTTTGGCGGTTCGTTCCAAACGTTGCCGTTCAACTGGCACAGCCGAAGCGAGACCTAATGTGACGCCATGCAGCGCCACCGGGACTTGCTTCGCCAAAGTCGTCAGCGCCCGGCGGATTTTTCTCGGCGCCGCGAAATAGTCGTCGGCGATCACTTCGACGATATCGATCTTCTCGAGATGGGTCAAAATTCCCGCGGCAAGTTCCGGCCGCCAGCCGAAGCCAAAGCGATCTTTCATGATTTAGCTACCGCCGCCACAGCCACCTCCGCCACCGCAGCCGCTACCACCCCCACCGCAGGAGCTGCTAGAGCATGATGAAGAACAGCCATGACCGTATCCGTGAGAACCAGAACCTGTCGTAGACGAAGACCTGCGCCGTTCTACAAATTGACGCGCGGCGGAAAACTTCGTGACTGGCAAAGCGCTAATGCCAAATACCGCCATGAGCAAAGCCGCTTCACCAGTCGCGCCGCCGGGCATGATCATGGATGCGCGATTTTTCAACGACTGGAAGAGCGTCTGAATGTCGGCCAACAAGACATCGCCACGGGCAGTGCGGAAAGGGTTATGTTGTTTGACGGCTAGGTAGCAAAAGAGCGCGGCAAGAAGCGCGAGAAAGAGTACGTTGTGTCGTCCTCGTAGCGCCGCAGCGCCGATGCTACCAAGGGCGAAGCTCAGCAATACCGCTACCGCGAACTAGAGCAGTAGCTTGCGCGTTCGAGCAATATCTTTATCCGGGAGTAGGTGAAGTTGCTCAAGGGTTTGCTTGTATTCGGTTGTGTTCTCTCTGATTGTGCGACTGTCAAAAAAAACGGACAGGCCGGTCGCTGCTTGGGCTCGGCGCAGTACTGCGGCCTCTACTGGGCGGCGAACCAAATCGATGGCTTTGTCGCTCTCTAGACTTATGTGATAACCGTCAAATTTTAAAAGTCGACGGTCGATGAGTGAGACCACGGCAACCCGCATCGTTTCGATCTCGCCGCCGCGCAGGTATGCGAGCAAATAGGGATCGGAGTAATCAATCCGCGGCGACGGTCCGGATTCGACGAATCGCCGTAGGAGATAGTGGCCGAAAAGGACGACGGTGCCGACCATCAGGTAAAAAACTAAGAACTGCGGACCGGTAAGCTCGAAGGGGTTGTCCATTAGGTTATCCTAATCGACCGATTTCAATCCGGAGAGCAGCGGCGATTTCAATCAAGCGCAGCAGTGTGATGCCGGCGACGCCTGGGGGCAAAAGTCGTGATTCGCGCGCCTCAGAGAGTCGTGACAACACTTCATTCCATTCTTTGTGCGGCGAATGCTTGATAACGTTTTCGAGAGCTTCTTTGCCGGACTGGATCGACTAGCCTTGTAACTCCAGCAGCGTCGCTGCGGTGGAGCGTAGCGGTCCCGCCGCTTCGGCTACGGCTAGCGCCAACTGTTCCTCGCGCAGGCCACGCATGACATAGGCTTCGCGCAAGCGCAGAACCAGATTCAAAAGCACCTGATCGAGTCGCGCAATGACGACTTCGCGTGGAATCGTGATGCCGACAAAGGGGTCGGTGCCGAATAGGATCTTGCGGCGGCGCAGAATGTCGGAGAATTTTTCGGCGAAAGCAGTAACCGCGGCCGGCAGCTCGGAGTCGGTAATGAACATCGGACTCAAGCGGATCGCCGCTTGGGCGACCCGCAGCGGTTGGCGCAGGGTTTCGGCGCGGCTGGCATCGAATGTTGTTAGCAGGAGCATGACGTTGACATCGGAGGTTGCGCGCAGTCGACCCTCGGCGGCGCTGCCGAAAAGAACGATCGACTTGAGATCTTGCGCGAAGACGGATTGCGCCGCTTCAATGAATTCCTTCAACACGCTGGCAACCTGCGCTGGAAGAAGGGACAACGGATCGGATTCGGTTGTAACCACGACGTGCCTCCGTAAGGTGTAGCTTTTGCGAGGAATCTAGCAGAAATGAAATTGCCTTGTCATCCCCGCGTGGCGTTCACGCCGCCGGGTTTTTTGAAGCGGCGCGAGTGGCGGCTCCAGTCGCAGCCGCAACTTTTACAGTACCATTCGGACATGCCTTCCCATTCTTCGCGGTCGGCGATCATGGCTTTTCCTTGCTCGATCGCTTTTTGTTGCGTCTTGGTCGGGATGCCGTGGATGATCGGCACGACGGAACGCGATTCGCACTCAGGGCAGAGCGGAAGGTGCTTCGGCGATTTTTTCCTAGCTGATTTACGAGCCATCGAGGCGAATCGTTCGATGATGGAGTTTTACTTTTATCGCTGTCAGAGAGTCTTCCGTACCTCATTCGCCACGTCGACGAGCAGCTTTGCTTTAGCGTTGGCCAGTTCTCGCGTGATCGTCATCAAGCCGCAGTCGGGTGCGAGCCAGAGATTTTTCGGTTCAATGTATTTCAACGCCGTGCGCACGCGGTCGGCGACTTGCTTGACCGACGGCAGCGGCGCGTCGCTAGGATCGACGCAGCCGAACATGACGATGCGGCCCTTGGCGATGCTCAGCACTGCCGGATCGTAATTACTGCGGGCGAACTCGACGCCGAAGCCGCCGATCCTGGTTTTCATCAACTCTTCCAACAACTCGGGATATTCATACTCATGCTGCCGATTGGGGTTGCCGCCGGGATAGCCGTAGCAGAGATGAACCATCGTCGGTATCGTGATCCCTTCGAGACAGCGGTCCAGCGCCTTGGCGCCGTAGGCGAAAACTTTTTCGTGATAGCGCGTCATGGCCGGCTCGTCGATTTCCAACACATCGCAGCCGGCGGCTTGCAGGTCGCGGAGTTCTTCGTTGATCGCTGCCGCGGCATCCATCGCCATCGCCGCTTCGTCGCCTTTGTAGAACTCGTCCAGGGTGCTGTCGACGATCGTCATCGGTCCGGGCACGTCCATCTTGATCGGCTTGTCGGTCTGCGCCTTGGCGAACTTAACGTCCTCGACGATGGCTGGTTTACGCCGCTTGATCTTGCCGACGATGCGCGGCACCGGGCGCGGTTGCTCGCGCCGGCGATAAATCGTCTTCACCGCTTCATGTTCGAGATCGATACCGTCGAAGGAAGCGAGCACATGATTGATAAATCCCGTGCGCCGCTGTTCGCCATCGGAAAGCAGGTCGAGGCCGATGCGCTCTTGATTGTGAATGCTCAGCACCGTGGCGTCATCCTGCGCTTGTTTGAGTTCCGCCCCTTCGATACGAAACACGGCGCGGCTGCGGTCGTTCTGCGCCAACCAACTGGGGCGCGGGAAGCTGCCGATGGTGGTGGCGGCGATGGGCGGAAGTTGCATGGGTGACCTCCGGAAAAATTTGTCCTCAAGCTACACAGGGCGGGGGGGAAAGACAAGTTGAATTCGGGACAGGAGTCAGAATGCAGAAGTTGCGGAGTGGACAGAATATGTCTTGTTCACACGCCAGGTGTCGTCTCCCAACGGCCGACTAGCGTTTCAAAAAATGGCGGTACTTTCGTTTCGCACGTCATCCGCTCGCCCGTGAAGGGATGGTTGAATGAAATCGATCGGGCGTGCAGCGCTAGACGTTGGTGGCGTTTGGGTTCTTTCCCATATCGATCGTCGCCGACCACCGGATGGCCGATGCCGGTGAGATGCACGCGGATCTGATGCTTGCGGCCGGTCAACAGATTGATTTCCAGCAACGAAAAGTCTCGGGTCTCTTTGATAACTTTGTAAGCGGTGTGCGCCAGCTTGCCCTTACGCGGGTCTTTGGTTTCGTACACGCTATAAGCTTGGTTCTCCGCCAGATAGGAACTAAGGGTTCCATCGCGTTTCTCGCAGCGGCCATGGACGATGGCGAGATAGGTTTTCTTGGTGTCCGACCACTGGCTCTGCAATTTAAATTTCACCTCTTCGCTTTTGGCAAAGATCAGCACGCCCGAAGTCTCGCGGTCGAGCCGATGCACGACGAAAACCCGATTGCGAGATTTCGCCACGCCCTTGCGAACGTAGTCGTTGAGAATGAAGTGCGCCGTGCGCGATTTCTCGCGATCCGTGCCGATGGTCAACAGGCCCGCCGGTTTATCCACCACGATAATATCTCGGTCTTCGTGAATAAGCGCGAGTCCTCCCGGCAGAAGTTTGCCACTCGGCCTCGTGTGTCTACGCATCTTCAGTCTTAGTCTGTTGTATTAGATCGGTTAACCAGACGCTACAACCCTGGATATTCGCGCCATGCGCAAACCCTAGTCGAGCCCAATGCCTTCAGTCAAGAAAAAATTAGTATTGTGTCCCCGGAATTCTCGTCAGCGTGCGCAAGGCGCGGAGCATGGAGTAATGAAGGAGAAAACAGTCTGGCGTGTTGAATTAAACTAATGTAGCCGTTAAGGATACTAACGTGACTCGTTTGACATTTCTTACTCACTTGCTCGGAATCAGCACAGCGCTGCTGCGCACAACCTTGCGCGTCGAGCTGATAAACAGCCGGTACTATTCGGATCTGAAGGCCCGTCGCGTGCCTATTCTCTTAGCCCTTTGGCACGGCCGCATGTT
The nucleotide sequence above comes from Deltaproteobacteria bacterium. Encoded proteins:
- a CDS encoding TIGR04222 domain-containing membrane protein — its product is MDNPFELTGPQFLVFYLMVGTVVLFGHYLLRRFVESGPSPRIDYSDPYLLAYLRGGEIETMRVAVVSLIDRRLLKFDGYHISLESDKAIDLVRRPVEAAVLRRAQAATGLSVFFDSRTIRENTTEYKQTLEQLHLLPDKDIARTRKLLL
- a CDS encoding DUF692 domain-containing protein → MKDRFGFGWRPELAAGILTHLEKIDIVEVIADDYFAAPRKIRRALTTLAKQVPVALHGVTLGLASAVPVERQRLERTAKLIDEVQPEFWSEHLAFVRGGSIEIGHLAAPPRTAATIAGAAGNLAMAKSITGAAPMVENIATLIDPPGSALSEVDWTVEVLAAANCPMLLDLHNLYANSANFGFDAYDYIDRLPQERIHAIHLAGGRWITAKSTHERRLLDDHLHDVPDEGYALLAHVGRRADHELTVILERDGRYPPIEVLLTQLNRARHVLALARNEITTEAA
- a CDS encoding RluA family pseudouridine synthase — its product is MRRHTRPSGKLLPGGLALIHEDRDIIVVDKPAGLLTIGTDREKSRTAHFILNDYVRKGVAKSRNRVFVVHRLDRETSGVLIFAKSEEVKFKLQSQWSDTKKTYLAIVHGRCEKRDGTLSSYLAENQAYSVYETKDPRKGKLAHTAYKVIKETRDFSLLEINLLTGRKHQIRVHLTGIGHPVVGDDRYGKEPKRHQRLALHARSISFNHPFTGERMTCETKVPPFFETLVGRWETTPGV
- a CDS encoding nucleotidyltransferase domain-containing protein, producing MVTTESDPLSLLPAQVASVLKEFIEAAQSVFAQDLKSIVLFGSAAEGRLRATSDVNVMLLLTTFDASRAETLRQPLRVAQAAIRLSPMFITDSELPAAVTAFAEKFSDILRRRKILFGTDPFVGITIPREVVIARLDQVLLNLVLRLREAYVMRGLREEQLALAVAEAAGPLRSTAATLLELQG